The Burkholderia mayonis DNA window AAACTTATCCAACTGAATGGCTCAAATCTGTGTATCGCGCTGGAGAAATCGGCCGATACGCCGCCTCTATGGCGCCATTTCGGCACGAAACTGGAACCGCACGCCATCACCTGGCGTGCGGATGACGCGCGCCCCCATCCGCCGACGATACTCGACGGCGACCCGCCATTCACGGCGTTTTCGACGCACGGATTCGGCTGGTTCCATCAACCGGCACTCGTCGGAAGTCGGCCCGGCGAAGTTGGCGACATCGACTGGGCTCAGAACTTCCACCTCGACGAGTTGAGTGTCGACAACCACTCGATAACGATGAAGCTGAGCGATGAGCAGGCCGAGCTGGGCGCAATCCTCAATTACACGATCGATCCCGCATCCGACGTCGTGACGATGTGGGCCGAATTGGAGAACCGCGGCGCAACCCCATTCCGTGTCGATTGGCTAGCCGCCGCCGCGGTGCCGCTGCCGCCAGACGCGGATCGGGTCCTGGGTTTCTCTGGCCGCTGGACACTGGAATTCCTGGAAAAGCGCGAAATGCTGGGTTCCGCAACGTGGAGACGCGACAACCGGCGCGGTCGCACTTCTCACGACTCGTTTCCGGGAGTCATGGTCGGCTCATCGCTGGCGGACGATGCGGGCGCCGTATACGGCGCGCATCTCGGATGGAGCGGAAACCACACCATCATTATCGAACCGATGACCGACGGTCGCCGGCAGCTGCAATTGGGAGAGTGGCTGGCACCGGGCGAAGTCGTGCTTGCCCCGGACCAGCGCTATCGCACCCCATGCGCCTTCCTTTCATACAGTGAGCACGGCCTGAATGGCTTAAGTGCGCAGTTCCACCGTTTCGTTCGGGCGAATGTGCTGCGCTGGCCACGGCAACACATGCAGCCTCGACCTGTCATCCTTAATACGTGGGAAGCCACGTACTGCGACCATGATCTCGAGGGGCTCAAGGAACTGGCGAGTGCGGGAGCACAGATCGGTATCGAGCGATTCGTCCTCGACGATGGCTGGTTCCATCGACGCGACAGCGATCGCGCGGGACTGGGCGATTGGTGGCCCGATGCGAACAAGTATCCTCAAGGGCTCACGCCACTCATCCATCACGTTCGAGGTCTGGGCATGGAGTTCGGCCTATGGATCGAACCTGAAATGGTCAATCAGGATAGCGAATTGTATCGCGCTCGACCGGACTGGATTCTCCAGCTCGACGGTCGACCACTCGTGACAGGACGTAATCAGCTCGTACTGGACCTCACGGAACCGGATGTGCCCGAATATATCTTCAAGCATATCAGCGCCTTGCTGCGCGAGCATTCGATCTCCTATCTCAAGTGGGACATGAACCGCGATCTCGCCACGGCAGGCCATCGCGGCATTCCCGCATACAGGCGTCAGACCCATGCGTTCTATGCGTTGCTCGACCGGTTACGCACTGCGTTCCCTTCCGTGGAAATCGAGAGTTGCGCCTCTGGCGGCGGACGTGCCGATTACGGCGTGCTGGCTCGCATGCACCGCGTCTGGGCGAGCGATTGCAATGACGCACTCACGCGCATCGGTATTCAACGCGGCTTTCTGCGTTTCTTCCCTCCCGAGCTCATGGGGGCGCATATCGGAGCCGACTGCTCCCACACGACCGGCCGTCGGCACACTCTTGCCTTCAGGGCTGCAGTCGCGCTCTTCGGTCATCTTGGCGTGGAGATCGACCCACGAGCAGCACCTGCCGACGAGATTAAAGCCCTCATGCGCTGGATCGCCATATACAAGGAATGGCGGCCGGTCTTACATGCTGGAACCCTCCATCAGGGGCATGTCGGAGAGGCGCTCTCCTGGACTCAGGTCGTCGCCGAAGACGGAAATGCATCACTTCTGGCGGTCTATCGACTATGCGAGGACGACGCGCGATACGCCACGCCGCTAAAGATCAACGGATTGAGGCGCGACATCGCCTATCGAATGCAGATGCTCTATGCCCCTGTCGCGCCACATTTCGTGAAACCGACGGATATGTTCACGACGATGCAGAACGAAGGCGTCGTGATCTCGGGCGCAAGCCTGCTGGACTTCGGTATGCCACTTCCACCCATGCCGCCTGAATCCGCTGTCGTGATTTCTATAACGTCGGCCTAGGGGGGGAGGCGTAGCAAGCGGACACATTGTGACGCTGCATGAATGCGCAACTCACGCATCAAGGACAAGATCGTTCCACCTTTGATTGTGCGGCACCTCGTGGATATGGATTTTACTGAGTTTCACTTGCTCACGTTTTGATGATTATAAAAATAATTTAGCACTACGACGTATTTACTTTTTATGATCACCTTGACCTGAGCACGGCTGCTCCACCCTTAACTTCAAGGAGTCGAAACA harbors:
- a CDS encoding alpha-galactosidase, translating into MFNTKLIQLNGSNLCIALEKSADTPPLWRHFGTKLEPHAITWRADDARPHPPTILDGDPPFTAFSTHGFGWFHQPALVGSRPGEVGDIDWAQNFHLDELSVDNHSITMKLSDEQAELGAILNYTIDPASDVVTMWAELENRGATPFRVDWLAAAAVPLPPDADRVLGFSGRWTLEFLEKREMLGSATWRRDNRRGRTSHDSFPGVMVGSSLADDAGAVYGAHLGWSGNHTIIIEPMTDGRRQLQLGEWLAPGEVVLAPDQRYRTPCAFLSYSEHGLNGLSAQFHRFVRANVLRWPRQHMQPRPVILNTWEATYCDHDLEGLKELASAGAQIGIERFVLDDGWFHRRDSDRAGLGDWWPDANKYPQGLTPLIHHVRGLGMEFGLWIEPEMVNQDSELYRARPDWILQLDGRPLVTGRNQLVLDLTEPDVPEYIFKHISALLREHSISYLKWDMNRDLATAGHRGIPAYRRQTHAFYALLDRLRTAFPSVEIESCASGGGRADYGVLARMHRVWASDCNDALTRIGIQRGFLRFFPPELMGAHIGADCSHTTGRRHTLAFRAAVALFGHLGVEIDPRAAPADEIKALMRWIAIYKEWRPVLHAGTLHQGHVGEALSWTQVVAEDGNASLLAVYRLCEDDARYATPLKINGLRRDIAYRMQMLYAPVAPHFVKPTDMFTTMQNEGVVISGASLLDFGMPLPPMPPESAVVISITSA